In a genomic window of Fimbriiglobus ruber:
- a CDS encoding response regulator, whose translation MSDKKYRVLVVDDNCDSAETMAQLLSFSGLDVRSCFDGPSALAMCETFHPEACLLDINMPGMDGYELARQIREKFADNPPIFATMTAYGDYGHLEKAVDAGFDLQFTKPVDSHEVVDQLDGLVRPHAEDDRSILKRLLSRVFGHAKSGAK comes from the coding sequence ACTCGGCGGAGACGATGGCCCAGTTGCTTAGTTTCTCCGGGCTGGATGTCAGGTCTTGCTTCGACGGCCCCAGCGCCCTGGCGATGTGCGAGACGTTCCACCCCGAAGCCTGCCTCCTCGACATCAACATGCCCGGCATGGACGGATACGAGCTTGCCCGACAAATACGGGAGAAGTTCGCTGACAATCCGCCTATTTTTGCCACCATGACTGCGTATGGGGACTATGGCCACCTCGAAAAGGCGGTCGATGCGGGGTTCGACCTTCAGTTCACCAAACCCGTCGATTCGCACGAAGTAGTGGATCAGTTGGACGGGTTAGTTCGACCTCACGCCGAGGACGACCGCTCGATCCTGAAGCGGTTGCTTTCGCGTGTTTTCGGCCACGCCAAAAGCGGCGCGAAATAG